The following are from one region of the Calypte anna isolate BGI_N300 chromosome 13, bCalAnn1_v1.p, whole genome shotgun sequence genome:
- the HBEGF gene encoding proheparin-binding EGF-like growth factor: MRGRAVLIPALLAAVCSAAAGGLSRDERHNEVLFKGGGGAAVPATAPLLGGSPEKEGGGAASGDDLSEPPRVAFLSKPEGLVTPKKKGNGNKRRKGKGQGKKRDPCLRKYKDFCIHGECKYIRELGAPSCICQPGYHGERCHGLSLPVEHPPSVYDHTMALAVVAVVLSSLCLIIIAALLMLRCHKRGVYDVENEEKIKLGITVNH; the protein is encoded by the exons ATGCGCGGTCGGGCGGTGCTGATCCCGGCGCTGCTGGCGGCAG TGTGctcggcggcggcgggggggcTGTCCCGGGACGAGCGGCACAACGAGGTGCTGTTCAAGGGAGGCGGGGGAGCGGCGGTCCCGGCCACGGCCCCGCTGCTCGGCGGCAGCCCGGAGAAGGAAGGCGGAGGAGCGGCTTCGGGGGACGACCTCAGCGAGCCGCCCAGAG ttgctttcCTGTCAAAGCCCGAAGGCCTAGTTACTCCCAAGAAAAAAGGGAACGGGAATAAAcgaagaaaagggaaaggccaggggaagaagagagacCCGTGCCTGAGGAAGTACAAGGATTTCTGCATCCACGGAGAATGCAAATACATCCGAGAGCTGGGAGCTCCCTCCTGCAT aTGCCAGCCAGGATATCATGGAGAGAGGTGCCATGGCCTTTCCCTGCCTGTGGAGCATCCCCCCAGCGTGTACGACCACACCATGGCCCTGGCTGTGGTTGCTGTTGTTCTCTCCTCCCTGTGTCTCATCATCATTGCAGCCTTGCTGATGCTCAG GTGTCACAAGAGAGGTGTCTACGATGTAGAAAACGAAGAGAAAATCAAGCTGGGCATCACTGTCAATCACTGA
- the SLC4A9 gene encoding anion exchange protein 4 encodes MQAPMPGAASTALQAADACSEPRSKGTNTEAPSRAFGCSIIPSRMVPAAALQQEEVGDTSCPVLFIQLNQLLSTPAGLEWREMARWMKFEEKVEDGGERWSAPHIPVTSLHSFFQLRTFLEKGTVLLDLDASSFREIIDKVLSRQPEEAEMQPELRQSLAALLLLQPQHQPTTSLLQVLTQLSLSPCQGKAKSCSEPEAQVSETPLREQLRNRFNKKILPGTEAAHIATGEVEFLEKPFSAFIRLRRGVVLGSLAEVCLPSRFLFILLGPQTKVKACHEVGRAMAMLLMDELFQGVARGAEHQEDLIAGMEAFLDEVTVLPPGKWDPSVRIPPPSCLLSRHRRATTHPPDQQSDGHGDVAAAQDRSSLRHPCPGEELERTGRLFGGLLRDIRRKAPWYCSDFSDALHPQCLSAVLYIYLATVTNAITFGGMLGDATANMQGVLESFLGTAFAGSIFCLFSGQPLTILSSTGPVLVFERLLFSFSQDHSLDYLEFRLWIGLWVAFFGVVLVATEASHLVRYFTRFTEEGFCALISLIFIYDSLKKMLSLADAFPINWQYRLDNVTFYSCVCNLSGPGHSSRGNDTVLPSALASQQAPDAPAGLSRTQCLGQGGHLLGTSCQYVPDVTLISFLLFGGTFLSCTTLKRFRSSRYFPAGVRKLVCDFAIILAILASCAADATLGLETPKLLVPSKLEPTNPARGWIIFPFGVNPWWVCLVSAVPAVLVTILIFMDQQITAVILNRREYKLQKGAGFHLDLLCVSLLMVVTSATGLPWYVSATVISLAHMESLRKESATSAPGEHPEFLGIREQRLTGLAVFILTGVSIFMAPVLKHIPMPVLYGVFLHMGVAALNSIQLTDRVRLLLMPAKHQPDLIYLRHVPLRRVHLFTIIQLLCLALLWLLKSTAAAILFPVMLLGLVGLRKGLERVFSPHDLVWLDGPVPAAGRQAEGTEPGRRKKEKNGEEVGDAPGPDPGGCGTDPGGCGADPGGCGAGTQRLRELLQWLRGGRGSWSGARLFLLPQAELMQRQGPEINISVN; translated from the exons ATGCAAGCCCCCATGCCtggagcagccagcacagctctccaggcagcagatgCCTGCTCAGAGCCCAGATCCAAAGGGACAAACACTGAAGCTCCTTCCCGGGCCTTTGGCTGCAGCATCATCCCCTCCAGGAtggtcccagcagctgccctgcagcaggaggaggtgggggacaCCAGCTGCCCAGTGCTCTTCATCCAGCTCAACCAGCTCCTAAGCACCCCAGCAGGCCTGGAGTGGAGAGAGATGGCCAG GTGGATGAAGTTCGAGGAGAAGGTGGAGGATGGTGGGGAGCGCTGGAGTGCACCCCACATCCCAGTCACATCCCTGCACAGCTTCTTCCAGCTGAGAACATTCCTGGAGAAGGGGACGGTGCTCCTGGATCTGGATGCCTCCAGTTTCAGGGAAATAATTG ACAAAGTGCTTTCCAGGCAGCCTGAGGAAGCAGAGATGCAGCCTGAGCtgaggcagagcctggcagccctcctgctcctccagccacagcatcagcccaccacatccctgctgcaggtcCTCACCCAGCTCAGTCTATCTCCCTGCCAAG GGAAGGCCAAAAGCTGCTCTGAGCCTGAAGCCCAGGTCTCTGAAACACCTCTTAGGGAGCAG CTGAGAAACAGATTTAACAAGAAGATCCTGCCGGGGACTGAGGCAGCCCACATTGCCACTGGTGAAGTGGAATTCCTGGAGAAACCCTTCAGTGCCTTCATCCGCCTCAGGAGAGGGGTGGTCCTTGGCTCCCTAGCTGAAGTCTGTCTCCCCAGCAG GTTCCTCTTCATTCTGCTGGGTCCCCAAACCAAAGTGAAAGCCTGTCATGAGGTTGGCAGGGCCATGGCCATGCTGCTGATGGATGag ctcttccaAGGGGTTGCCCGGGGTGCTGAGCACCAAGAGGACCTCATCGCAGGGATGGAGGCCTTCCTGGATGAGGTGACTGTGCTTCCTCCTGGGAAATGGGATCCCAGTGTCCGAATTCCTCCCCCAAGCTGTCTGCTGTCCCGGCACAGGAG gGCCACCACACACCCTCCAGATCAGCAGTCTGATGGCCATGGGGAtgtggcagcagctcaggacagATCCAGCCTGAGGCATCCATGCcctggggaggagctggagaggacaGGCAG GCTGTTTGGAGGGCTGCTGCGGGACATCCGGAGGAAGGCACCATGGTATTGCAGTGACTTCTCAGATGCCCTTCACCCCCAGTGCCTCTCAGCAGTGCTCTACATCTACCTGGCCACTGTCACCAATGCCATCACCTTTGGGGGCATGTTGGGAGATGCAACAGCCAACATGCAG GGGGTGCTGGAGAGCTTCCTGGGAACTGCCTTTGCCGGCTCcatcttttgtctcttttctggCCAGCCCCTCACCATCCTGAGCAGCACTGGCCCTGTGCTGGTCTTCGAGcgccttctcttctccttcagccA GGACCACAGCCTGGACTACCTGGAGTTTCGCCTCTGGATCGGGCTCTGGGTGGCCTTTTTTGGAGTGGTGTTGGTGGCCACTGAGGCCAGTCACCTGGTGAGGTACTTCACCCGCTTCACCGAGGAAGGCTTCTGTGCCCTCATCAGCCTGATATTCATCTATGACTCTCTGAAGAAGATGCTGAGCCTGGCAGATGCCTTCCCCATCAACTGGCAGTACCGGCTGGACAACGTCACTTTCTACAGCTGTGTCTGCAACTTGTCTGGTCCTG GTCACAGCTCCAGAGGGAATGACACAGTGCTGCCCTCAGCCCTGGCCTCCCAGCAG gCTCCCGATGCTccagctgggctgagcaggaCCCAGTGTCTGGGTCAAGGTGGGCACCTTCTGGGGACCAGCTGCCAGTACGTGCCCGATGTCACCCTCATCTCCTTCCTGCTCTTCGGGGGCACCTTCCTCTCCTGCACCACGCTCAAGCGCTTCAGGAGCAGCCGCTACTTCCCTGCAGGG GTGCGGAAGCTGGTGTGTGACTTTGCCATCATCCTGGCCATCCTggcctcctgtgctgctgatgCCACCCTGGGACTCGAGACCCCCAAGCTCCTTGTCCCCAGCAAGTTGGAG cCCACAAACCCAGCACGGGGCTGGATCATCTTCCCCTTTGGAGTCAACCCATGGTGGGTCTGCCTGGTGTCTGCTGTGCCCGCTGTCCTTGTCACCATCCTCATTTTCATGGACCAGCAGATCACAGCCGTCATCCTCAACCGCAGGGAGTACAAGCTGCAA AAAGGAGCAGGCTTTCACCTGGATCTCCTCTGTGTCTCCCTCCTGATGGTTGTCACCTCTGCCACTGGCCTCCCCTGGTACGTCTCGGCCACTGTCATCTCCCTGGCACACATGGAGAGCCTGAGGAAGGAGAGTGCAACCTCAGCCCCTGGAGAGCATCCTGAGTTCCTGGGCATCAG GGAGCAGCGCCTGACTGGTCTGGCTGTCTTCATCCTGACTGGGGTCTCCATCTTCATGGCTCCTGTCCTCAAG CACATCCCAATGCCAGTGCTCTACGGGGTCTTCCTGCACATGGGGGTGGCAGCACTGAACAGCATCCAG CTGACAGACCGGGTGAGGCTGCTCCTGATGCCAGCCAAGCACCAGCCAGACCTCATCTACCTCCGCCACGTTCCCCTTCGCCGTGTCCACCTCTTCACCATcatccagctcctctgcctggccctgctctggctcCTCAAGTCCACGGCAGCCGCCATCCTTTTCCCCGTGATG ctgctggggctggtggggctgCGGAAGGGGCTGGAGCGCGTTTTCTCCCCGCACGACCTGGTCTGGCTGGACGGCCCGGTGCCCGCGGCCGGGAGGCAGGCGGAGGGGACAGAGCCCggcaggaggaagaaggaaaagaacgGCGAGGAGGTGGGTGACGCTCCGGGACCCGATCCCGGGGGCTGCGGTACCGATCCCGGGGGCTGCGGTGCCGACCCCGGGGGCTGCGGTGCCGGCACTCAGCGGCTCCGGGAGCTGCTGCAATGGTTGCGGGGTGGGCGCGGGAGCTGGAGCGGTGCCCGCCTCTTCCTTCTCCCGCAGGCTGAGCTGATGCAGCGCCAAGGACCGGAGATCAACATCTCTGTCAACTAG